In bacterium, the following are encoded in one genomic region:
- a CDS encoding phytase: protein MTKLQKICKNEMTRQLIVVLMSLALFYFAFGCENKKHAENEKQSLANVLQPRSMTQPGKNVDSPAIWIASNPSESLILLSEKGSGSMLVFRAERNVPLVTRVEGMSRPNGISIVQNSPFLSGKDLVFVTDRDGNAIHVFTVPDFQRAGTFAKDLQRPMGISTYKRESDGAIFVYVVPKEGKDDAKVIRFKIREEDGKITGDADRKFGKELTVGQETVMVDSEKGRVLVADENARDVKVYDMEGKYLSSFGKGHFQADVEGSVLADCRSSGYYIVSDQRSVTEFEFFDRESFRHLAMVQGRASRTDGIALETKPLPDFPGGLLVAQSDPDKSGGRHAELYDFTDFLKAAGLPPCN, encoded by the coding sequence ATGACTAAGCTGCAAAAAATTTGTAAAAATGAAATGACCAGGCAATTGATTGTTGTTCTAATGTCGCTAGCGTTGTTTTATTTTGCGTTCGGTTGCGAGAACAAAAAACATGCAGAAAATGAGAAACAGTCTCTTGCAAACGTGTTGCAGCCAAGAAGTATGACTCAGCCCGGAAAAAATGTGGACTCGCCTGCAATATGGATAGCGAGCAATCCTTCGGAAAGCCTGATTCTATTAAGCGAAAAGGGGAGCGGAAGCATGCTTGTGTTTCGTGCTGAACGTAACGTCCCACTGGTGACTCGTGTTGAAGGGATGAGCCGTCCTAACGGAATTTCGATCGTTCAGAACTCTCCATTTTTGTCAGGTAAAGATCTAGTGTTCGTAACTGATCGCGATGGAAATGCAATTCATGTTTTCACAGTTCCTGATTTTCAACGTGCTGGGACTTTTGCAAAAGACCTTCAGCGTCCAATGGGAATTAGCACTTACAAGCGTGAGTCTGATGGCGCCATTTTTGTATATGTCGTTCCGAAAGAAGGTAAAGATGATGCAAAGGTAATACGGTTTAAGATTCGCGAAGAGGATGGAAAAATTACTGGTGATGCTGACAGAAAATTTGGAAAAGAACTTACAGTTGGTCAAGAAACAGTAATGGTAGATTCAGAAAAAGGTCGTGTGCTGGTAGCAGATGAAAATGCGCGTGATGTGAAAGTGTATGACATGGAAGGAAAATATCTAAGCAGTTTTGGTAAAGGGCATTTTCAGGCCGATGTTGAAGGGAGTGTTTTAGCAGATTGTCGTTCGAGCGGATACTACATTGTTTCGGACCAGCGCTCTGTTACAGAGTTTGAATTTTTTGACAGGGAGTCATTTCGACATCTTGCAATGGTGCAGGGAAGAGCGAGCCGGACAGATGGAATTGCGCTAGAAACAAAACCATTGCCGGATTTTCCTGGTGGACTCTTAGTAGCACAAAGCGACCCCGACAAATCTGGCGGAAGACATGCGGAACTTTATGATTTCACTGACTTTTTGAAAGCCGCTGGCCTACCTCCTTGTAATTAA
- a CDS encoding DUF1360 domain-containing protein: MGEDSIWLKFVLASLATWRITHLLVNEDGPADIFYRLRIRLGRVAIGKLIDCFHCLSFWVAAPIAFFVSQKPVIVLFTWLALSGAACLLERIGQKPVIIQPMDQENEGEIDYGMLRSKTNEPPNGDFVSTSSNDAK, translated from the coding sequence ATGGGTGAAGATAGCATCTGGTTGAAATTTGTTCTTGCAAGTCTCGCGACCTGGCGGATTACGCATCTTCTAGTAAACGAAGACGGCCCAGCGGACATTTTCTACCGATTACGAATCAGGCTAGGACGTGTCGCTATAGGTAAGTTGATTGATTGTTTTCACTGTCTTAGCTTCTGGGTTGCAGCACCCATTGCATTCTTTGTTTCGCAGAAACCTGTAATTGTCCTGTTCACATGGCTAGCACTTTCCGGTGCGGCTTGTCTTTTGGAGCGTATCGGTCAGAAGCCAGTTATCATCCAGCCGATGGATCAAGAAAATGAGGGAGAGATTGATTATGGGATGTTGCGGTCAAAAACGAATGAGCCTCCAAACGGTGACTTCGTCAGCACTTCATCAAACGATGCAAAATAG